A genomic window from Cupriavidus basilensis includes:
- a CDS encoding NAD(P)H-dependent oxidoreductase — MDPKAEPPILVIYAHPRPHLSRVNRPLAAALESLPGVTVHDLYTSYTDYDIDVVAEQRALARAGTLVLQFPVQWYSMPALLKLWVDDVLESGWAYGPGGTALRGKSMLVVASTGGHADSYGPDGTHGHSIEEYMLPLEQTAVLCGMSWLSPLVLHDANQADAQALAGHIGRVTGVLGGIADGARGVVTNAAAS; from the coding sequence GTGGACCCCAAGGCCGAGCCCCCGATTCTCGTTATCTACGCCCACCCCAGGCCGCACCTGTCGCGCGTCAATCGTCCGCTGGCGGCGGCGCTGGAAAGCCTGCCCGGCGTGACCGTGCACGATCTCTACACCAGCTATACCGACTACGACATCGATGTGGTAGCCGAGCAGCGCGCGCTCGCGCGGGCCGGTACGCTGGTGCTGCAGTTCCCGGTGCAGTGGTACAGCATGCCGGCGCTGCTCAAGCTGTGGGTGGATGACGTGCTGGAGAGCGGCTGGGCTTACGGCCCCGGCGGTACGGCGCTGCGCGGCAAGTCCATGCTGGTGGTGGCCAGCACCGGTGGCCACGCCGACTCCTACGGGCCCGACGGCACCCATGGCCACAGCATCGAGGAGTACATGCTGCCGCTGGAGCAGACCGCCGTGCTGTGCGGCATGAGCTGGCTGTCGCCGCTGGTGCTGCACGATGCCAACCAGGCTGATGCCCAGGCGCTTGCCGGCCATATCGGCCGGGTCACCGGTGTGCTGGGCGGCATTGCTGACGGCGCTCGCGGCGTTGTCACCAACGCCGCCGCAAGCTGA